The following are encoded in a window of Scophthalmus maximus strain ysfricsl-2021 chromosome 6, ASM2237912v1, whole genome shotgun sequence genomic DNA:
- the sulf2a gene encoding extracellular sulfatase Sulf-2a isoform X2: MAGQVLPAPLPLFLLLLVVVDVLPVAMGSGYLSGYRLRSRLQRDRHVRNVRPNIILILTDDQDIELGSMQAMNKTRRIMEKGGAHFSNAFSTTPMCCPSRSSILTGKYVHNHHTYTNNENCSSPSWQAHHEPHTFAVHLNNSGYRTAFFGKYLNEYNGSYVPPGWKEWVALVKNSRFYNYTLCRNGVREKHSSNYSKDYLTDLITNDSVNYFRMSKKMYPHRPVMMVMSHVAPHGPEDSAPQYSSAFPNASQHITPSYNYAPNQDKHWILRYTGAMKPVHMQFTNMLQRRRMQTLLSVDDSVEKVYNMLVETGELDNTYLIYTSDHGYHIGQFGLVKGKSMPYEFDIRVPFYVRGPNVEHGTINPHIVLNVDLAPTLLDMAGIDIPAEMDGKSILKLLDTDKPVNRFQLSRKGKTWRDSFLVERGKPPHKRADGKEMAQEENFLPKYQRVKDLCQKAEYQTSCQQPGQKWQCVEDPTGKLRLYKCKGMASLFAPRMQALMASGASQLSLTANSDSCNCGDVGLKTSVLKRKRLLTKKKTKSIKADSKKRWARSVSFELDGDLYAVDLEEGYRPLGSRNSSWNRDVRTGAGHEEDNDEFSGMGVTAKPTGSSRLTPPASLKVTYRCSILMNDTVKCDGGLYKSLQAWKDHKLHIEHEIETLQTKIKNLREVKGHLKKVRPEECQCNTPSYVLKPKDTLRLNAGRMHSLRMPSKQKSQWLQKDQKRRKKLRKFLKRLQNNDTCSMPGLTCFTHDNHHWQTAPFWTMGPFCACTSANNNTYWCLRTINDTHNFLFCEFATGFLEYFDINTDPYQLINAVSTLDRNALNAMHQQLMDLRGCKGHKQCNPEKGGKERNYFSEYRPVHRRKRPKVKKPSSKSLGQIWEGWVG; the protein is encoded by the exons ATGGCAGGGCAGGTGCTCCccgcccctctccccctcttcctgctccttcttGTTGTGGTGGACGTGCTTCCCGTGGCCATGGGCTCTGGCTACCTGTCGGGATACCGCCTCAGGTCTCGTCTGCAGAGGGACCGTCACGTTCGCAACGTCCGACCCAACATCATCCTGATCCTCACTGACGATCAGGACATAGAACTGG GTTCAATGCAAGCAATGAACAAAACTCGGCGCATCATGGAGAAGGGTGGCGCGCACTTCTCAAACGCCTTCTCCACCACGCCCATGTGTTGCCCATCCCGCTCCTCCATCCTGACGGGGAAGTATGTGCACAACCACCACACCTACACCAACAATGAGAACTGCTCCTCGCCGTCGTGGCAGGCCCATCACGAGCCGCACACCTTTGCCGTGCACCTCAACAACTCTGGCTACAGGACAG CCTTTTTCGGAAAGTATCTGAATGAGTACAATGGCTCCTATGTGCCCCCTGGTTGGAAGGAATGGGTAGCACTGGTGAAGAATTCACGCTTCTACAACTACACCCTCTGCAGGAACGGCGTACGagagaaacacagcagcaactacTCAAAG GACTACCTGACAGACCTCATTACCAACGACAGCGTCAACTACTTCCGCATGTCCAAGAAGATGTACCCCCATCGTCCCGTCATGATGGTCATGAGCCACGTCGCTCCGCACGGCCCAGAGGACTCCGCCCCGCAGTACAGCTCTGCCTTCCCCAACGCATCGCAGCACAT AACCCCCAGCTACAACTATGCCCCCAACCAGGACAAGCACTGGATCCTACGCTACACGGGGGCCATGAAGCCCGTCCACATGCAGTTCACCAACATGCTGCAGCGCAGGAGGATGCAGACCCTGCTGTCTGTGGACGACAGCGTGGAGAAG GTGTACAACATGCTGGTGGAGACGGGGGAACTGGACAACACCTACCTCATCTACACCTCAGACCACGGCTACCACATCGGCCAGTTTGGTCTGGTCAAGGGAAAGTCAATGCCTTACGAGTTTGACATCCGCGTTCCCTTCTATGTCCGAGGACCTAATGTGGAGCATGGTACCAT tAATCCTCATATAGTGTTGAATGTAGACTTGGCACCGACTCTGCTCGACATGGCCGGTATTGATATCCCTGCAGAAATGGATGGCAAGTCTATCCTCAAGCTGCTGGACACAGACAAACCAGTCAATAG ATTCCAGTTGAGCAGAAAGGGTAAAACATGGAGAGATTCGTTCCTTGTGGAGAGAGG GAAGCCTCCACACAAGAGAGCTGATGGGAAGGAAATGGCCCAGGAGGAGAACTTCCTGCCAAAATACCAACGGGTGAAGGACTTGTGCCAGAAGGCAGAGTACCAGACTTCCTGCCAGCAGCCGGGACAG AAATGGCAGTGTGTGGAGGACCCAACTGGCAAGCTGAGGCTGTATAAGTGCAAGGGCATGGCCAGTCTCTTTGCCCCACGTATGCAGGCTCTGATGGCCAGCGGTGCCTCCCAGCTGTCCCTCACGGCCAACTCGGACAGCTGTAACTGTGGAGACGTGGGCCTCAAAACATCGGtcctgaagaggaagaggctgcTCACCAAGAAGA AGACGAAATCCATCAAGGCCGACTCGAAGAAGCGCTGGGCTCGTTCTGTGTCCTTCGAGCTGGACGGAGACCTGTACGCCGTGGACCTGGAGGAGGGCTACCGGCCCCTTGGATCCCGGAACAGCAGCTGGAACAGAGACGTGAGGACGGGGGCAGGACATGAGGAGGACAACGACGAGTTCAGTGGTATGGGAGTCACGGCAAAACccaccggcagcagcagacTCACACCACCTGCTTCTCTTAAAGTCACCTACAG ATGCTCCATTCTTATGAACGACACAGTCAAGTGTGATGGAGGACTCTACAAGTCCCTTCAAGCATGGAAAGACCACAAACTGCACATTGAGCACGAG attgAAACACTGCAGACCAAAATCAAGAACCTgcgtgaggtcaaaggtcacctgaAAAAGGTGCGGCCAGAGGAATGTCAGTGTAACACTCCCAG ttaTGTCCTGAAGCCAAAAGACACTCTCCGGCTAAATGCAGGACGCATGCACTCACTTAG AATGCCGTCCAAGCAGAAGAGTCAGTGGCTGCAGAAGGATCAGAAGCGCCGGAAGAAACTGCGCAAATTCCTCAAAAGGCTCCAGAACAACGACACTTGCAGCATGCCCGGCCTGACCTGCTTCACCCATGACAACCACCACTGGCAGACTGCCCCCTTCTGGACAA tggGTCCATTCTGTGCATGCACCAGTGCCAACAACAACACCTACTGGTGCCTCAGGACCATCAATGACACGCACAACTTCCTGTTCTGTGAATTTGCCACTGGCTTCCTGGAGTATTTTGACATCAACACTGACCCGTACCAG CTGATAAATGCTGTCAGCACCCTCGACCGCAACGCTCTGAATGCAATGCATCAACAGCTCATGGACTTGCGAGGCTGCAAGGGACATAAGCAGTGCAACCCTGAGAAGG GAGGAAAAGAGCGAAACTACTTCAGTGAATACAg GCCAGTTCATCGTCGAAAGAGGCCAAAAGTGAAGAAGCCTTCGTCCAAGTCGCT AGGGCAGATTTGGGAAGGGTGGGTTGGTTAA
- the sulf2a gene encoding extracellular sulfatase Sulf-2a isoform X3: MAGQVLPAPLPLFLLLLVVVDVLPVAMGSGYLSGYRLRSRLQRDRHVRNVRPNIILILTDDQDIELGSMQAMNKTRRIMEKGGAHFSNAFSTTPMCCPSRSSILTGKYVHNHHTYTNNENCSSPSWQAHHEPHTFAVHLNNSGYRTAFFGKYLNEYNGSYVPPGWKEWVALVKNSRFYNYTLCRNGVREKHSSNYSKDYLTDLITNDSVNYFRMSKKMYPHRPVMMVMSHVAPHGPEDSAPQYSSAFPNASQHITPSYNYAPNQDKHWILRYTGAMKPVHMQFTNMLQRRRMQTLLSVDDSVEKVYNMLVETGELDNTYLIYTSDHGYHIGQFGLVKGKSMPYEFDIRVPFYVRGPNVEHGTINPHIVLNVDLAPTLLDMAGIDIPAEMDGKSILKLLDTDKPVNRFQLSRKGKTWRDSFLVERGKPPHKRADGKEMAQEENFLPKYQRVKDLCQKAEYQTSCQQPGQKWQCVEDPTGKLRLYKCKGMASLFAPRMQALMASGASQLSLTANSDSCNCGDVGLKTSVLKRKRLLTKKNSSVSSYSETKSIKADSKKRWARSVSFELDGDLYAVDLEEGYRPLGSRNSSWNRDVRTGAGHEEDNDEFSGMGVTAKPTGSSRLTPPASLKVTYRCSILMNDTVKCDGGLYKSLQAWKDHKLHIEHEIETLQTKIKNLREVKGHLKKVRPEECQCNTPSYVLKPKDTLRLNAGRMHSLRMPSKQKSQWLQKDQKRRKKLRKFLKRLQNNDTCSMPGLTCFTHDNHHWQTAPFWTMGPFCACTSANNNTYWCLRTINDTHNFLFCEFATGFLEYFDINTDPYQLINAVSTLDRNALNAMHQQLMDLRGCKGHKQCNPEKGGKERNYFSEYRGQIWEGWVG; this comes from the exons ATGGCAGGGCAGGTGCTCCccgcccctctccccctcttcctgctccttcttGTTGTGGTGGACGTGCTTCCCGTGGCCATGGGCTCTGGCTACCTGTCGGGATACCGCCTCAGGTCTCGTCTGCAGAGGGACCGTCACGTTCGCAACGTCCGACCCAACATCATCCTGATCCTCACTGACGATCAGGACATAGAACTGG GTTCAATGCAAGCAATGAACAAAACTCGGCGCATCATGGAGAAGGGTGGCGCGCACTTCTCAAACGCCTTCTCCACCACGCCCATGTGTTGCCCATCCCGCTCCTCCATCCTGACGGGGAAGTATGTGCACAACCACCACACCTACACCAACAATGAGAACTGCTCCTCGCCGTCGTGGCAGGCCCATCACGAGCCGCACACCTTTGCCGTGCACCTCAACAACTCTGGCTACAGGACAG CCTTTTTCGGAAAGTATCTGAATGAGTACAATGGCTCCTATGTGCCCCCTGGTTGGAAGGAATGGGTAGCACTGGTGAAGAATTCACGCTTCTACAACTACACCCTCTGCAGGAACGGCGTACGagagaaacacagcagcaactacTCAAAG GACTACCTGACAGACCTCATTACCAACGACAGCGTCAACTACTTCCGCATGTCCAAGAAGATGTACCCCCATCGTCCCGTCATGATGGTCATGAGCCACGTCGCTCCGCACGGCCCAGAGGACTCCGCCCCGCAGTACAGCTCTGCCTTCCCCAACGCATCGCAGCACAT AACCCCCAGCTACAACTATGCCCCCAACCAGGACAAGCACTGGATCCTACGCTACACGGGGGCCATGAAGCCCGTCCACATGCAGTTCACCAACATGCTGCAGCGCAGGAGGATGCAGACCCTGCTGTCTGTGGACGACAGCGTGGAGAAG GTGTACAACATGCTGGTGGAGACGGGGGAACTGGACAACACCTACCTCATCTACACCTCAGACCACGGCTACCACATCGGCCAGTTTGGTCTGGTCAAGGGAAAGTCAATGCCTTACGAGTTTGACATCCGCGTTCCCTTCTATGTCCGAGGACCTAATGTGGAGCATGGTACCAT tAATCCTCATATAGTGTTGAATGTAGACTTGGCACCGACTCTGCTCGACATGGCCGGTATTGATATCCCTGCAGAAATGGATGGCAAGTCTATCCTCAAGCTGCTGGACACAGACAAACCAGTCAATAG ATTCCAGTTGAGCAGAAAGGGTAAAACATGGAGAGATTCGTTCCTTGTGGAGAGAGG GAAGCCTCCACACAAGAGAGCTGATGGGAAGGAAATGGCCCAGGAGGAGAACTTCCTGCCAAAATACCAACGGGTGAAGGACTTGTGCCAGAAGGCAGAGTACCAGACTTCCTGCCAGCAGCCGGGACAG AAATGGCAGTGTGTGGAGGACCCAACTGGCAAGCTGAGGCTGTATAAGTGCAAGGGCATGGCCAGTCTCTTTGCCCCACGTATGCAGGCTCTGATGGCCAGCGGTGCCTCCCAGCTGTCCCTCACGGCCAACTCGGACAGCTGTAACTGTGGAGACGTGGGCCTCAAAACATCGGtcctgaagaggaagaggctgcTCACCAAGAAGA ATTCCTCTGTCTCGTCTTATTCAGAGACGAAATCCATCAAGGCCGACTCGAAGAAGCGCTGGGCTCGTTCTGTGTCCTTCGAGCTGGACGGAGACCTGTACGCCGTGGACCTGGAGGAGGGCTACCGGCCCCTTGGATCCCGGAACAGCAGCTGGAACAGAGACGTGAGGACGGGGGCAGGACATGAGGAGGACAACGACGAGTTCAGTGGTATGGGAGTCACGGCAAAACccaccggcagcagcagacTCACACCACCTGCTTCTCTTAAAGTCACCTACAG ATGCTCCATTCTTATGAACGACACAGTCAAGTGTGATGGAGGACTCTACAAGTCCCTTCAAGCATGGAAAGACCACAAACTGCACATTGAGCACGAG attgAAACACTGCAGACCAAAATCAAGAACCTgcgtgaggtcaaaggtcacctgaAAAAGGTGCGGCCAGAGGAATGTCAGTGTAACACTCCCAG ttaTGTCCTGAAGCCAAAAGACACTCTCCGGCTAAATGCAGGACGCATGCACTCACTTAG AATGCCGTCCAAGCAGAAGAGTCAGTGGCTGCAGAAGGATCAGAAGCGCCGGAAGAAACTGCGCAAATTCCTCAAAAGGCTCCAGAACAACGACACTTGCAGCATGCCCGGCCTGACCTGCTTCACCCATGACAACCACCACTGGCAGACTGCCCCCTTCTGGACAA tggGTCCATTCTGTGCATGCACCAGTGCCAACAACAACACCTACTGGTGCCTCAGGACCATCAATGACACGCACAACTTCCTGTTCTGTGAATTTGCCACTGGCTTCCTGGAGTATTTTGACATCAACACTGACCCGTACCAG CTGATAAATGCTGTCAGCACCCTCGACCGCAACGCTCTGAATGCAATGCATCAACAGCTCATGGACTTGCGAGGCTGCAAGGGACATAAGCAGTGCAACCCTGAGAAGG GAGGAAAAGAGCGAAACTACTTCAGTGAATACAg AGGGCAGATTTGGGAAGGGTGGGTTGGTTAA
- the sulf2a gene encoding extracellular sulfatase Sulf-2a isoform X1 yields MAGQVLPAPLPLFLLLLVVVDVLPVAMGSGYLSGYRLRSRLQRDRHVRNVRPNIILILTDDQDIELGSMQAMNKTRRIMEKGGAHFSNAFSTTPMCCPSRSSILTGKYVHNHHTYTNNENCSSPSWQAHHEPHTFAVHLNNSGYRTAFFGKYLNEYNGSYVPPGWKEWVALVKNSRFYNYTLCRNGVREKHSSNYSKDYLTDLITNDSVNYFRMSKKMYPHRPVMMVMSHVAPHGPEDSAPQYSSAFPNASQHITPSYNYAPNQDKHWILRYTGAMKPVHMQFTNMLQRRRMQTLLSVDDSVEKVYNMLVETGELDNTYLIYTSDHGYHIGQFGLVKGKSMPYEFDIRVPFYVRGPNVEHGTINPHIVLNVDLAPTLLDMAGIDIPAEMDGKSILKLLDTDKPVNRFQLSRKGKTWRDSFLVERGKPPHKRADGKEMAQEENFLPKYQRVKDLCQKAEYQTSCQQPGQKWQCVEDPTGKLRLYKCKGMASLFAPRMQALMASGASQLSLTANSDSCNCGDVGLKTSVLKRKRLLTKKNSSVSSYSETKSIKADSKKRWARSVSFELDGDLYAVDLEEGYRPLGSRNSSWNRDVRTGAGHEEDNDEFSGMGVTAKPTGSSRLTPPASLKVTYRCSILMNDTVKCDGGLYKSLQAWKDHKLHIEHEIETLQTKIKNLREVKGHLKKVRPEECQCNTPSYVLKPKDTLRLNAGRMHSLRMPSKQKSQWLQKDQKRRKKLRKFLKRLQNNDTCSMPGLTCFTHDNHHWQTAPFWTMGPFCACTSANNNTYWCLRTINDTHNFLFCEFATGFLEYFDINTDPYQLINAVSTLDRNALNAMHQQLMDLRGCKGHKQCNPEKGGKERNYFSEYRPVHRRKRPKVKKPSSKSLGQIWEGWVG; encoded by the exons ATGGCAGGGCAGGTGCTCCccgcccctctccccctcttcctgctccttcttGTTGTGGTGGACGTGCTTCCCGTGGCCATGGGCTCTGGCTACCTGTCGGGATACCGCCTCAGGTCTCGTCTGCAGAGGGACCGTCACGTTCGCAACGTCCGACCCAACATCATCCTGATCCTCACTGACGATCAGGACATAGAACTGG GTTCAATGCAAGCAATGAACAAAACTCGGCGCATCATGGAGAAGGGTGGCGCGCACTTCTCAAACGCCTTCTCCACCACGCCCATGTGTTGCCCATCCCGCTCCTCCATCCTGACGGGGAAGTATGTGCACAACCACCACACCTACACCAACAATGAGAACTGCTCCTCGCCGTCGTGGCAGGCCCATCACGAGCCGCACACCTTTGCCGTGCACCTCAACAACTCTGGCTACAGGACAG CCTTTTTCGGAAAGTATCTGAATGAGTACAATGGCTCCTATGTGCCCCCTGGTTGGAAGGAATGGGTAGCACTGGTGAAGAATTCACGCTTCTACAACTACACCCTCTGCAGGAACGGCGTACGagagaaacacagcagcaactacTCAAAG GACTACCTGACAGACCTCATTACCAACGACAGCGTCAACTACTTCCGCATGTCCAAGAAGATGTACCCCCATCGTCCCGTCATGATGGTCATGAGCCACGTCGCTCCGCACGGCCCAGAGGACTCCGCCCCGCAGTACAGCTCTGCCTTCCCCAACGCATCGCAGCACAT AACCCCCAGCTACAACTATGCCCCCAACCAGGACAAGCACTGGATCCTACGCTACACGGGGGCCATGAAGCCCGTCCACATGCAGTTCACCAACATGCTGCAGCGCAGGAGGATGCAGACCCTGCTGTCTGTGGACGACAGCGTGGAGAAG GTGTACAACATGCTGGTGGAGACGGGGGAACTGGACAACACCTACCTCATCTACACCTCAGACCACGGCTACCACATCGGCCAGTTTGGTCTGGTCAAGGGAAAGTCAATGCCTTACGAGTTTGACATCCGCGTTCCCTTCTATGTCCGAGGACCTAATGTGGAGCATGGTACCAT tAATCCTCATATAGTGTTGAATGTAGACTTGGCACCGACTCTGCTCGACATGGCCGGTATTGATATCCCTGCAGAAATGGATGGCAAGTCTATCCTCAAGCTGCTGGACACAGACAAACCAGTCAATAG ATTCCAGTTGAGCAGAAAGGGTAAAACATGGAGAGATTCGTTCCTTGTGGAGAGAGG GAAGCCTCCACACAAGAGAGCTGATGGGAAGGAAATGGCCCAGGAGGAGAACTTCCTGCCAAAATACCAACGGGTGAAGGACTTGTGCCAGAAGGCAGAGTACCAGACTTCCTGCCAGCAGCCGGGACAG AAATGGCAGTGTGTGGAGGACCCAACTGGCAAGCTGAGGCTGTATAAGTGCAAGGGCATGGCCAGTCTCTTTGCCCCACGTATGCAGGCTCTGATGGCCAGCGGTGCCTCCCAGCTGTCCCTCACGGCCAACTCGGACAGCTGTAACTGTGGAGACGTGGGCCTCAAAACATCGGtcctgaagaggaagaggctgcTCACCAAGAAGA ATTCCTCTGTCTCGTCTTATTCAGAGACGAAATCCATCAAGGCCGACTCGAAGAAGCGCTGGGCTCGTTCTGTGTCCTTCGAGCTGGACGGAGACCTGTACGCCGTGGACCTGGAGGAGGGCTACCGGCCCCTTGGATCCCGGAACAGCAGCTGGAACAGAGACGTGAGGACGGGGGCAGGACATGAGGAGGACAACGACGAGTTCAGTGGTATGGGAGTCACGGCAAAACccaccggcagcagcagacTCACACCACCTGCTTCTCTTAAAGTCACCTACAG ATGCTCCATTCTTATGAACGACACAGTCAAGTGTGATGGAGGACTCTACAAGTCCCTTCAAGCATGGAAAGACCACAAACTGCACATTGAGCACGAG attgAAACACTGCAGACCAAAATCAAGAACCTgcgtgaggtcaaaggtcacctgaAAAAGGTGCGGCCAGAGGAATGTCAGTGTAACACTCCCAG ttaTGTCCTGAAGCCAAAAGACACTCTCCGGCTAAATGCAGGACGCATGCACTCACTTAG AATGCCGTCCAAGCAGAAGAGTCAGTGGCTGCAGAAGGATCAGAAGCGCCGGAAGAAACTGCGCAAATTCCTCAAAAGGCTCCAGAACAACGACACTTGCAGCATGCCCGGCCTGACCTGCTTCACCCATGACAACCACCACTGGCAGACTGCCCCCTTCTGGACAA tggGTCCATTCTGTGCATGCACCAGTGCCAACAACAACACCTACTGGTGCCTCAGGACCATCAATGACACGCACAACTTCCTGTTCTGTGAATTTGCCACTGGCTTCCTGGAGTATTTTGACATCAACACTGACCCGTACCAG CTGATAAATGCTGTCAGCACCCTCGACCGCAACGCTCTGAATGCAATGCATCAACAGCTCATGGACTTGCGAGGCTGCAAGGGACATAAGCAGTGCAACCCTGAGAAGG GAGGAAAAGAGCGAAACTACTTCAGTGAATACAg GCCAGTTCATCGTCGAAAGAGGCCAAAAGTGAAGAAGCCTTCGTCCAAGTCGCT AGGGCAGATTTGGGAAGGGTGGGTTGGTTAA